The Drosophila innubila isolate TH190305 chromosome 2L unlocalized genomic scaffold, UK_Dinn_1.0 4_B_2L, whole genome shotgun sequence genome segment cctGCGCTGTTATCAGTTGACAGCGTTGCCAACTGTATGCAAATACTGGCAGCAACGCACATTTGGCAACtcgtatacatatgtatttcgCACAACAGAAGCGAACggcaacaaataaacacacgCGATCAGAAGCAGAgtgcataaaaatatagaaaagctATGTGTTAAATGGGCGAGCTTAGTTTAAATACTAACTAATTTGCGGATTGTGAAAGAAAAATGAGCAAGCTGAACGAAGCAGCAGctgaaacaacaaccacaaaatgttgcagtgACAATGAGACTGCGGCAACGTCTTCAACAACCTTGCCGCAGACAGCGGAGAACTCACACCCGCATACACACTCGCGGTCGTCGTCGGCGGCGCCAAAGGAGAATATGGAACGCGGATTAAGCACAAAGTTGGCTCTATCGCGTCTCCATGAGGACATTGAAAAGGTGCTGCTACAGCATGAGAAGGAACATGACGCGGAGAGGTGAGACAAGACGGAACAAGACTCAATGACCTTTACAATTTGTGTAATAACAATTCATTTGCCGCCCAATTAGGTGCTATTGTAAATTGCGTGCTGCATTCATGAACCAATATGACAGCCCATTGGGTTGGCTCTCCATCGGAACGACTCTGGTGACCAGTGGATCACTCTTGATCACTGGCATGTGTTGGCCTGCCATTTGCTTGCTGGCTATTCTTCTGCTCGATCTGGGTGTGGTGATTCGGGAAAGTAATCTGCGACGCACGGAGATCTATCGCAAGACGCGACATGCCTTGTGTGAACTTCGCCTGGCGGAGCAGCATCTTAGCGACAACTGGCATGTATCCAATTATCCGCATCTGAGCAATCCCATGTCGCCGTGCGTCTCCCTGCAGTGGACTTATCGCGATGGTCACATTGTCAACCTGCCCTGGGCGCTGCTTGTTCGCGGTGATTGCATTGTGCTGCGTCCTGGTCACATGTCACCTGGTCCTTGCAATGAACTGCAGTCGAGGCGACACTTTAGTACCGGTGAAATCTATGGAGCTTCCGCGACGCAACTTGGTGATCCGCCAGTCAAGCCAACGGCACGTGCTCCGATCCCGAACCTCGTCTGTTGCTTAGAGAGCACGCCGTATCTGGATAGCTTGCGTTTGTGCCTGAAAAACTCGCTAAATCGCCCGCCTACAATTTACAATCAGCAACGTTATTTGGTAAGTTCTAATGTCTTATCCAATTCCTGTCAAGAGTTAAAGTCTTAACTTCCTTGCAGCTGGTCACGAAGTACATACAACAATGGGGCTTCATTACTGCTTTGATTATCACGCTTTTTGCGGGTCTGCTGCGCTGGCATGGTTATGGATTGGCTTCGGATGAGAAGCACAATTGGCGACATGTATTGATTGCTTCTCCCGCGGCTGCAGTTATTCCGCTGCTGCCACTCGTGTTTCCACTCTTGTGGATATCCATGAATCTGTGGGGCGTTGCGCGACTACAGTGCTTCCTAAAGACGCCACAGGCCATACTTGAAAAGACAACGAGTAAATCGTTTGAGGACCTGGATCTGGATTCACCCGCCTACGACTACGATAGCATCTCATTGTTACGGTCCAATGTGCTGCGCATTTGGACGCAACTTTGGAAGGGCGACAGCGAGCTGTTGCCCCGCTCAGCTAATCTCGTGCAGGTTCTAGGCTCCATATCCGCGCTGTGTTGTGTGGACAAGAAGGGCATACTGTCCTGGCCTAATCCAACCGCCGAGAAGGTGTTCTTTTTGCACAACACTGAGGAGGAACCGCAGGACGATGGCAGTGAGCTATCAATGTCAACGGAAAGCGACAATGTGGAAGAGGAGAACAAGGAGCGTGGCATTGTAGCAGAGGTTCTAGATCTAACACACGATCAACACTGCCCATTTCGCCTGGAATTTGACGATCACGAGTGGAAAGCACACATCAAATCCTTGAAACCGTTGGGTTAGTGTAAACTATTCAGCTAGAAAGTGTCCCTTACATTTTTTGATCATTTCCAGGTCTGGCCATTTTACTAAACACCTGTTCGCCGCTTACACATGAGCATTACGCTCAGTTTTGTGGGCATGTCAGCGCCGTGGCAATGCTTGACAAAGATCTGGTGCCCGTGACAAATCGGTATGCGATGTTTGAATCCAGTATGAAAAGCCTATTGCATGGGTACGTAGTTCATTGCCATACTCATCGTTAGCATCGTTAACCAATACAcctatttacttttataaaccaatatatatatatttatatagtctaatgattttttaaagcatATACGCATCCTCGTTGTATATGCGAATTTTGATGCCCATTTGTTTgggattatttttgatttttgtttgaattgaAAACACATCCGACATATGAATTGGACCGAAAAACTGATATACCTcctatataaacaaaaatgcaattggtaaagttatacaaattaattgatcaatcattaaaatattttatttatattagttttcagtaaaaaaaaaacattgtaataaaaaaaacaagccaaATAATTTGTCAACATAATTCAAAgtcattcaatttaattggaTACAGCTGAActctataatttattaattgtgaataatttatttaacccTTCCTTCCCCGTCTTATCCATTGTAAAATTCATCAAATTAAcaatgcacatacatattcataaatattgttaCACTAATCTCATAATTTTAGTTGCAATTTGCaactatatttttgtatacattccatttattttaaacttatgaatatatttttttgtatttgtatttatgcatgtatataGCATGTGTATGGAGCCCACTTTCCACCGAAACGCCCCCATGCAAAGCACATACGTTTACACTAAATTGGCATGCTATTttaagtaacaaaaaattgttatgttGCCAAGAATATGCTTAAATATAGTCGGTccccatccatccatccaacTATTCGTCCGCCCCATTACGCTTGACTGAATGCATGCCTGATCTTGATCATACGCACCCACCTCTCACGTCCAGCACGGTTGGAACCAGTTCTAATCGGTTTCTTTCTATTCGATTTGTTACCCCAGACGCTGTCTGTGCGAGTTGGCCAAACAGATTGGCTTCACCAACCATGCCACCGATCGCTTTTCCTTGGAGGGACAGCTGGCTAGCTATAGGCATCTGGTAAGTGACCTCAAAACAATATATTCACAATCGTTTTACTatcgatttaaatatatttattaaaaaatagattaaagttttttatttccacTTTGTTGTTAGGCAGCCATAAATTTAGTAAGACAAAGTCATTTTCTTATGACTTCAGAATCTCAAAAACGTTAGTAACAGAACGCCACGggaaaaaattagattttaatgatcagttatcaatatttttgacttgtaaaattgcTATGTCAGCTgtgtcaaaactggaccgattttcaagcgactagtcattttgatcatgattaagtcttttaatttattctgcattcaaatttatgcaaagaaTCTACCGTCGTGTTTTTCGAATTAgtcataattagtattaaaattatcaaatttttaaaaattgatttgttgtacggGTACTGATACTGAATCCGAAAGGacgaaaacgaaaccaaaccTTTCACCAAAATGGTTGTTTCGGAATATACcagaaccaaaaaaaagtttcggTTTTAGTCCgtgattgaattaaaataatattaaatttcaataattatttagtttttatatttaatataaaagtgaTAAGTTTAAGTTCTTGGAAAATAGGTGGAAAAAACCTAGTAAATTGACTTTAagagtatataaatttagtaacACTGCAAGAATTTAACATTGTATAGACAGTATAATTGCTAACATATTCTTTACTTTCCTCtctaacttaaaatttttccaatttatttatttaatccaCAGCAACCGGATGTGGTGCGTCGGGACATCCGCTTTGCGCGACAGTTGCAGCTGTCGACCAAGGTGAAAGTTCCGTTTCCGCATTCGTTATCCGTCGTAATGCGTGAGAATCCCGGAGGTTACTTGTCGCTGTTCACTCAGGGCACAGCAGACATCATACTGGATTGCTGTGATGACTTCTGGGATGGCAAAGATTTGCGTCCACTGTCGCCGCAGGATCGCAAGCGTGCACTGGATTTTTATCAGCGTAGTGCGTTGACTTCATACTGCACAGCATTCGCATATCGACCACTGCGTCATGGCATCCATGGAGCATTAAGTGGACCACTGCATAGTAATGGACAGATTGCATACTTGGAGCTGCCGCCAGAGTCTAAGTTGCGCATGCAGCATGTAGATAAGTCACACTGTGACTTTGAGGGCGGACATCATGTGAAGTTGAGTCACAGCATCAGCACGGACTCCTTGCTGTTCTCGGAGAGCAAGGACGAGGACTGCAATGATGTAGAGGGCTGCTTTGAGATGCAATGTCATCAGGTCTTTATAGGCATGGTGACGATGCAGTATCAGGCACAAAATGACATTGTCCATCTGGTGGAGCGTTTGGAACGTGCCTGCATTCGTTTTGTTCACTTCAGCAAGGAGAACGAGCTCCGTTCCCGTGTCTTCTCTGAGAAGATGGGACTCGAATCTGGCTGGAATTGCCACATCTCGTTGCTCAGCGAACCGGAGCCGGAGAAGGAACGTGAACGCGAGAAGGTCACCACTAGCAAGGAACCGGAGAGTGCGGCGGGCAACTGCAAGTCGCCTAAAAATACGGgtaaaataaatgagaaaaatataaCCACAACCACAATTACCACCAGAACCATCACAGATACTGTTGCCATTCATCCATCAAGTGCCGAATTCATCTGCGATGCAGTTGATACTGTCACGACAGCCACGCCTACTGATAAACCCAATGATCTTGTAGGTGATCCAGAGGATGGTCCCAAATTAAGCTATCTCCTAGCTCCGCCAAACAATTTGGAGTCGTCGAAAACATTGAGCTGCTCAGCTCCTGGTGCCATCTCCAATCCCGATGAATTTAATCCACCCACTGCTGGAGACTCCAATGAAGAAGACGAATTGGATGGCAGCAAGGACAGCGATGAGAATGTGGCGTTAACTCTCGAATCAGAACCAGATCCGGAGCGTCATAAGCAGCGACATTCGCTGGACTCGGCAATGGATGAGAATTGTCGTTCGCTGAGCACTCTCACCGAGAGCACAGATCAGAGTGCGCCCATCAACTTTGACATGTCGAATCGAGCAAAGCTGCCGCGTGGAATTGAGAAGATACGACCGCATCTGGAGCAGGTGGACAATGTGCCGCTGCAGGTGTCGTTATTCACGGATTGCTCCGCGGAGGCGACGCGTCAGATGCTCGACATAATGCAGTCGTATGGAGAAATTGTCGTATGCTTGGGCAGCTCGGCAAGCAATGACAATGCGAATATCTTTTTGCAGGCCGACTGCAGCATTGCGGTGGAGCCTCTCTATCCGCAGGTCTGTCAGGATGTGGATGCCTACACGGAGGCCAACATCATACACAACAAACTGAACTGGCAGCGTCAGAGCAAGGACAAGACGACGACAGCGGATGAATCGTTTGTCAGCGAGCAGTTGCTCGAGTGTGGTGCCAGCGGAAGTGGTGCTCGTGCCATGCAATCTCCCGCACACACAGTCTCACCGATTTATCTGAGCCGGCTGCTTAACTCACTGCCTTGCTCTATAGCTATCTGTCGCGACGACCCACTTTCGCTGGTGGCCATAATTGAGCTGTCACGCCGATTTTCGCTGGGCCTATGGAACTGTATACAATTCTGGGCCTGCTGTGCGGGCTCAATCTCCATATTGAACGTGTTGTGCGCGTGCCTCTCACTGCCGCCTCTCATCACACCCCTGCTGGCCATCTATTTGATGTGTATACCCGTGCCG includes the following:
- the LOC117780881 gene encoding transmembrane protein 94 isoform X1 yields the protein MSKLNEAAAETTTTKCCSDNETAATSSTTLPQTAENSHPHTHSRSSSAAPKENMERGLSTKLALSRLHEDIEKVLLQHEKEHDAERCYCKLRAAFMNQYDSPLGWLSIGTTLVTSGSLLITGMCWPAICLLAILLLDLGVVIRESNLRRTEIYRKTRHALCELRLAEQHLSDNWHVSNYPHLSNPMSPCVSLQWTYRDGHIVNLPWALLVRGDCIVLRPGHMSPGPCNELQSRRHFSTGEIYGASATQLGDPPVKPTARAPIPNLVCCLESTPYLDSLRLCLKNSLNRPPTIYNQQRYLLVTKYIQQWGFITALIITLFAGLLRWHGYGLASDEKHNWRHVLIASPAAAVIPLLPLVFPLLWISMNLWGVARLQCFLKTPQAILEKTTSKSFEDLDLDSPAYDYDSISLLRSNVLRIWTQLWKGDSELLPRSANLVQVLGSISALCCVDKKGILSWPNPTAEKVFFLHNTEEEPQDDGSELSMSTESDNVEEENKERGIVAEVLDLTHDQHCPFRLEFDDHEWKAHIKSLKPLGLAILLNTCSPLTHEHYAQFCGHVSAVAMLDKDLVPVTNRYAMFESSMKSLLHGRCLCELAKQIGFTNHATDRFSLEGQLASYRHLQPDVVRRDIRFARQLQLSTKVKVPFPHSLSVVMRENPGGYLSLFTQGTADIILDCCDDFWDGKDLRPLSPQDRKRALDFYQRSALTSYCTAFAYRPLRHGIHGALSGPLHSNGQIAYLELPPESKLRMQHVDKSHCDFEGGHHVKLSHSISTDSLLFSESKDEDCNDVEGCFEMQCHQVFIGMVTMQYQAQNDIVHLVERLERACIRFVHFSKENELRSRVFSEKMGLESGWNCHISLLSEPEPEKEREREKVTTSKEPESAAGNCKSPKNTGKINEKNITTTTITTRTITDTVAIHPSSAEFICDAVDTVTTATPTDKPNDLVGDPEDGPKLSYLLAPPNNLESSKTLSCSAPGAISNPDEFNPPTAGDSNEEDELDGSKDSDENVALTLESEPDPERHKQRHSLDSAMDENCRSLSTLTESTDQSAPINFDMSNRAKLPRGIEKIRPHLEQVDNVPLQVSLFTDCSAEATRQMLDIMQSYGEIVVCLGSSASNDNANIFLQADCSIAVEPLYPQVCQDVDAYTEANIIHNKLNWQRQSKDKTTTADESFVSEQLLECGASGSGARAMQSPAHTVSPIYLSRLLNSLPCSIAICRDDPLSLVAIIELSRRFSLGLWNCIQFWACCAGSISILNVLCACLSLPPLITPLLAIYLMCIPVPLIGISLAHIDLDPKIMSRATSKKQTEYDSRAFAFVMWCYGCKFLVPVIAILIAYWMLMTQPISAAESNVITDLKSANYTDFYQCLHIVRCCALFAVVLHFALVSITFVHRDHALWQRNPFRNHIWAFTCIGLLLLHGFICSLQMLMDESLQEYLSKLWLPILVLFASSLISLFVSELAKFQENKVNARYQRRARLDFGTKLGMNSPF
- the LOC117780881 gene encoding transmembrane protein 94 isoform X3 translates to MSKLNEAAAETTTTKCCSDNETAATSSTTLPQTAENSHPHTHSRSSSAAPKENMERGLSTKLALSRLHEDIEKVLLQHEKEHDAERCYCKLRAAFMNQYDSPLGWLSIGTTLVTSGSLLITGMCWPAICLLAILLLDLGVVIRESNLRRTEIYRKTRHALCELRLAEQHLSDNWHVSNYPHLSNPMSPCVSLQWTYRDGHIVNLPWALLVRGDCIVLRPGHMSPGPCNELQSRRHFSTGEIYGASATQLGDPPVKPTARAPIPNLVCCLESTPYLDSLRLCLKNSLNRPPTIYNQQRYLLVTKYIQQWGFITALIITLFAGLLRWHGYGLASDEKHNWRHVLIASPAAAVIPLLPLVFPLLWISMNLWGVARLQCFLKTPQAILEKTTSKSFEDLDLDSPAYDYDSISLLRSNVLRIWTQLWKGDSELLPRSANLVQVLGSISALCCVDKKGILSWPNPTAEKVFFLHNTEEEPQDDGSELSMSTESDNVEEENKERGIVAEVLDLTHDQHCPFRLEFDDHEWKAHIKSLKPLGLAILLNTCSPLTHEHYAQFCGHVSAVAMLDKDLVPVTNRYAMFESSMKSLLHGRCLCELAKQIGFTNHATDRFSLEGQLASYRHLQPDVVRRDIRFARQLQLSTKVKVPFPHSLSVVMRENPGGYLSLFTQGTADIILDCCDDFWDGKDLRPLSPQDRKRALDFYQRSALTSYCTAFAYRPLRHGIHGALSGPLHSNGQIAYLELPPESKLRMQHVDKSHCDFEGGHHVKLSHSISTDSLLFSESKDEDCNDVEGCFEMQCHQVFIGMVTMQYQAQNDIVHLVERLERACIRFVHFSKENELRSRVFSEKMGLESGWNCHISLLSEPEPEKEREREKVTTSKEPESAAGNCKSPKNTDTVAIHPSSAEFICDAVDTVTTATPTDKPNDLVGDPEDGPKLSYLLAPPNNLESSKTLSCSAPGAISNPDEFNPPTAGDSNEEDELDGSKDSDENVALTLESEPDPERHKQRHSLDSAMDENCRSLSTLTESTDQSAPINFDMSNRAKLPRGIEKIRPHLEQVDNVPLQVSLFTDCSAEATRQMLDIMQSYGEIVVCLGSSASNDNANIFLQADCSIAVEPLYPQVCQDVDAYTEANIIHNKLNWQRQSKDKTTTADESFVSEQLLECGASGSGARAMQSPAHTVSPIYLSRLLNSLPCSIAICRDDPLSLVAIIELSRRFSLGLWNCIQFWACCAGSISILNVLCACLSLPPLITPLLAIYLMCIPVPLIGISLAHIDLDPKIMSRATSKKQTEYDSRAFAFVMWCYGCKFLVPVIAILIAYWMLMTQPISAAESNVITDLKSANYTDFYQCLHIVRCCALFAVVLHFALVSITFVHRDHALWQRNPFRNHIWAFTCIGLLLLHGFICSLQMLMDESLQEYLSKLWLPILVLFASSLISLFVSELAKFQENKVNARYQRRARLDFGTKLGMNSPF
- the LOC117780881 gene encoding transmembrane protein 94 isoform X4; protein product: MSKLNEAAAETTTTKCCSDNETAATSSTTLPQTAENSHPHTHSRSSSAAPKENMERGLSTKLALSRLHEDIEKVLLQHEKEHDAERCYCKLRAAFMNQYDSPLGWLSIGTTLVTSGSLLITGMCWPAICLLAILLLDLGVVIRESNLRRTEIYRKTRHALCELRLAEQHLSDNWHVSNYPHLSNPMSPCVSLQWTYRDGHIVNLPWALLVRGDCIVLRPGHMSPGPCNELQSRRHFSTGEIYGASATQLGDPPVKPTARAPIPNLVCCLESTPYLDSLRLCLKNSLNRPPTIYNQQRYLLVTKYIQQWGFITALIITLFAGLLRWHGYGLASDEKHNWRHVLIASPAAAVIPLLPLVFPLLWISMNLWGVARLQCFLKTPQAILEKTTSKSFEDLDLDSPAYDYDSISLLRSNVLRIWTQLWKGDSELLPRSANLVQVLGSISALCCVDKKGILSWPNPTAEKVFFLHNTEEEPQDDGSELSMSTESDNVEEENKERGIVAEVLDLTHDQHCPFRLEFDDHEWKAHIKSLKPLGLAILLNTCSPLTHEHYAQFCGHVSAVAMLDKDLVPVTNRYAMFESSMKSLLHGRCLCELAKQIGFTNHATDRFSLEGQLASYRHLQPDVVRRDIRFARQLQLSTKVKVPFPHSLSVVMRENPGGYLSLFTQGTADIILDCCDDFWDGKDLRPLSPQDRKRALDFYQRSALTSYCTAFAYRPLRHGIHGALSGPLHSNGQIAYLELPPESKLRMQHVDKSHCDFEGGHHVKLSHSISTDSLLFSESKDEDCNDVEGCFEMQCHQVFIGMVTMQYQAQNDIVHLVERLERACIRFVHFSKENELRSRVFSEKMGLESGWNCHISLLSEPEPEKEREREKVTTSKEPESAAGNCKSPKNTGDPEDGPKLSYLLAPPNNLESSKTLSCSAPGAISNPDEFNPPTAGDSNEEDELDGSKDSDENVALTLESEPDPERHKQRHSLDSAMDENCRSLSTLTESTDQSAPINFDMSNRAKLPRGIEKIRPHLEQVDNVPLQVSLFTDCSAEATRQMLDIMQSYGEIVVCLGSSASNDNANIFLQADCSIAVEPLYPQVCQDVDAYTEANIIHNKLNWQRQSKDKTTTADESFVSEQLLECGASGSGARAMQSPAHTVSPIYLSRLLNSLPCSIAICRDDPLSLVAIIELSRRFSLGLWNCIQFWACCAGSISILNVLCACLSLPPLITPLLAIYLMCIPVPLIGISLAHIDLDPKIMSRATSKKQTEYDSRAFAFVMWCYGCKFLVPVIAILIAYWMLMTQPISAAESNVITDLKSANYTDFYQCLHIVRCCALFAVVLHFALVSITFVHRDHALWQRNPFRNHIWAFTCIGLLLLHGFICSLQMLMDESLQEYLSKLWLPILVLFASSLISLFVSELAKFQENKVNARYQRRARLDFGTKLGMNSPF
- the LOC117780881 gene encoding transmembrane protein 94 isoform X2, giving the protein MSKLNEAAAETTTTKCCSDNETAATSSTTLPQTAENSHPHTHSRSSSAAPKENMERGLSTKLALSRLHEDIEKVLLQHEKEHDAERCYCKLRAAFMNQYDSPLGWLSIGTTLVTSGSLLITGMCWPAICLLAILLLDLGVVIRESNLRRTEIYRKTRHALCELRLAEQHLSDNWHVSNYPHLSNPMSPCVSLQWTYRDGHIVNLPWALLVRGDCIVLRPGHMSPGPCNELQSRRHFSTGEIYGASATQLGDPPVKPTARAPIPNLVCCLESTPYLDSLRLCLKNSLNRPPTIYNQQRYLLVTKYIQQWGFITALIITLFAGLLRWHGYGLASDEKHNWRHVLIASPAAAVIPLLPLVFPLLWISMNLWGVARLQCFLKTPQAILEKTTSKSFEDLDLDSPAYDYDSISLLRSNVLRIWTQLWKGDSELLPRSANLVQVLGSISALCCVDKKGILSWPNPTAEKVFFLHNTEEEPQDDGSELSMSTESDNVEEENKERGIVAEVLDLTHDQHCPFRLEFDDHEWKAHIKSLKPLGLAILLNTCSPLTHEHYAQFCGHVSAVAMLDKDLVPVTNRRCLCELAKQIGFTNHATDRFSLEGQLASYRHLQPDVVRRDIRFARQLQLSTKVKVPFPHSLSVVMRENPGGYLSLFTQGTADIILDCCDDFWDGKDLRPLSPQDRKRALDFYQRSALTSYCTAFAYRPLRHGIHGALSGPLHSNGQIAYLELPPESKLRMQHVDKSHCDFEGGHHVKLSHSISTDSLLFSESKDEDCNDVEGCFEMQCHQVFIGMVTMQYQAQNDIVHLVERLERACIRFVHFSKENELRSRVFSEKMGLESGWNCHISLLSEPEPEKEREREKVTTSKEPESAAGNCKSPKNTGKINEKNITTTTITTRTITDTVAIHPSSAEFICDAVDTVTTATPTDKPNDLVGDPEDGPKLSYLLAPPNNLESSKTLSCSAPGAISNPDEFNPPTAGDSNEEDELDGSKDSDENVALTLESEPDPERHKQRHSLDSAMDENCRSLSTLTESTDQSAPINFDMSNRAKLPRGIEKIRPHLEQVDNVPLQVSLFTDCSAEATRQMLDIMQSYGEIVVCLGSSASNDNANIFLQADCSIAVEPLYPQVCQDVDAYTEANIIHNKLNWQRQSKDKTTTADESFVSEQLLECGASGSGARAMQSPAHTVSPIYLSRLLNSLPCSIAICRDDPLSLVAIIELSRRFSLGLWNCIQFWACCAGSISILNVLCACLSLPPLITPLLAIYLMCIPVPLIGISLAHIDLDPKIMSRATSKKQTEYDSRAFAFVMWCYGCKFLVPVIAILIAYWMLMTQPISAAESNVITDLKSANYTDFYQCLHIVRCCALFAVVLHFALVSITFVHRDHALWQRNPFRNHIWAFTCIGLLLLHGFICSLQMLMDESLQEYLSKLWLPILVLFASSLISLFVSELAKFQENKVNARYQRRARLDFGTKLGMNSPF